GTCGACATCAAGGACGGCTACACCCGCGGCCACAGCGAACGCGTCGGCCAGGCGTCCATGATGATCGCCCGCGAGCTGGGCATGGACGACGCCCGCGTCGAGGTGCTCCGCTTCGCCGGCATCCTGCACGACGTGGGCAAGCTCGGCGTCCCCACCCGGCTGCTGCGCAAGGACGGACCGCTGACCCCCGAGGAGCGCCGGGTCATCGAACTGCACCCCGAGTACGGCCACGAGATGGTGCGCGGCATCGCCTTCCTCGGCGAGGCCCGCGCCGCCGTCCTGCACCACCACGAACGCCTCGACGGCAGCGGCTACCCCTACGGCCTGCTGGGCGGCCAGATCCCGGAGTCCGCCCGGGTCGTCGCCGTCGCCGACGCCTTCGACGCGATGACCTCCACCCGCTCCTACCGCCGCGCCAGGCCCGTCCCCGCCGCACTGGAGGAGCTGAAGCGCTGCGCGGGCGCCCAGTTCGACCCGCACATGGTCACCGCCCTGGCCCGCGCCCTCGCCCGGCAGGGCTGGCACCCCGCCGTCACCGCGGAGGAACAGCCGGCCCCGGACCCCGCCACCGCGCCCCTCACCAGCGGCCCGAGGGCGGCCCGATGAGACGGCGCGCGGCCGGGAGGCGGCTGGTGATGCCCCGGCCGGCCGTCCTCATCCACGGCAGCGCCGCCCTGCTCGCCGGCTGCTCGCTCGGGGTCGTCCTGTGGACCGGACTCGACGAACGGCCCACCGCGCTCGCCTTCGGCGTGCTCGTCGCCGTCGGCGAGGCCGGCCGCTGGACCGGCGCCCGGGTCCGCGAGGCCGCGCCCCTCGGCGCGGCGGGCGCCCTGTCCTACGCCCTGCTCGGCGCCGACGCGGGACGCCCCACCCAGCACGGGGTCCTCCAGGTCGTCGCCGTCGTGCTCGCCGCCTCGCTGCTCGGCGCCGTCCCGCACCTGGCCCGCGGCCACGGACCCGTCCTCGACCACCTCGCGCGCCGGACACTCACCGTCGCGTTCACCGCCGTCTGCTTCCAACCCCTCTACAACCGGGACCTGTTCGGCGCCTGGGGCGGCGGCCCCGGCTACCCGCTGCTGCTGCTCGCGCTGCTCGCCCTCACCGCGCTCTGCGACGCCGTGCTCGCCGCCGCCCTCGCCCACTCCCGCACCGGCTGGCCCTTCGGACCGCTGCTCCGCGACGAACTGCGTGCCCTGCTCGGCATCGGCTCCGCGGTCTGCGCCACCGGCGCGGTGATGGCGCTCGCCGTCGCCGTCGTCGGACTGTGGGCGTTGCCCGTGTTCTCGGTGCCGCTGCTGCTCACCCAGCTCTCCTTCCGCCGGTACGCGGCGGTGCGCGCCACCTACCGGCAGACCATCGCCTCCCTCGCCCGCGCCACCGAGATAGCCGGCTGCACCCCCGCGGGGCACGCCCGCCGGGTCGCCGAGCTGAGCCGGGCCGTCGGCCGGGACCTGGGACTGACCCGGGCGGAGCTGCTGGTGCTCGAGTACGCGGCCCTGATGCACGACATCGGCCAGCTGAGCCTCGTCGACCCGGTGCCGGACGGCGCCACCGCCGAACTGCCCGCGGCCGAGCAGCGCCGCATCGCGCTGCTCGGCGGGGCCGTCGTCCGGCAGACCGGGGTCGACGCGGCGGTCGCCGTGGTCGTCGAGCGGCAGGCCGACCGCTGCCGGGAGCAGCCCGTCGCCGCCCGGATCGTGCGGGCCGTCAACGCCTACGAGGAGAAAGCGCGCGGCGCCGGGCCCGGCGGACCCCTCACCGCGCTGGAGGAACTGCGCCTGGCGAGCGCCGGGGAGTACGCGCCGGAGGTCGTCGAAGCGCTGGCCCGGGTCCTGTCGAGGGACTGTCTGACCGTGCCGTCGGCTGGGTAACCCATGGGTAAGGAGCGCCCTTCCAGCCGTACGTGGTTGGATGCGAAAGAGACATGAGAAGGGGCGAGGGTGTCCGGGGGCAGCACTGGCCAGCCCACTCCAAGGAACTGGCAGGCGGGAATCGTGAGGATCTTCGGCAAGGGACGGCACCGGCCCTCCGCCTCCTGGCGGCAGGCCACGGACCGCGCGTTCACCCTGATCGGCGACGGTCGCTACGAGGACGCGGGGGCGCTGCTGACCCGTGCCGCCGACCTGGAGCCGTGGCTGTCCGAGTCCTGGTTCAACCTCGCCCTGCTGCACAAGTTCCGGCACGACTGGGAGCAGGCGCGCGCCGCGGGGCTTCGGGCCGTCGCCCTGCTCGACCGGGAGGCCGGGGCGCCCGACTGGTGGAACGTGGGCATCGCGGCCACCGCGCTCCAGGACTGGTCGCTGGCCAGGCGGGCCTGGCAGGCGTACGGGCTGCGGGTGCCGGGCGGCGCCACCGAGGCCGCCGAGCCGGTCGGCATGGACCTGGGCAGCGCGGCCGTGCGGCTCTCGCCCGAGGGCGAGGCCGAGGTGGTCTGGGGCAGGCGGCTCGACCCGGCGCGGATCGAGGTGCTGTCCATTCCGCTGCCGTCCTCGGGGCGCCGCTGGGGCGAGGTGGTGCTGCACGACGGCGTCCCGCACGGCGAGCGCACCACCGGCGCCGGGCACGCCTACCCGGTCTTCGACGAGATCGAGCTGTGGGCGCCCTCGCCGGTGCCGACCTGGGTGGTGCTCCTGGAGGCGGCGACGGAGGCCGACCGGGACGCGCTGGAGCAACTGGCCGCGGACGCCGGGTTCGCCGCCGAGGACTGGTCGTCGTCGGTACGGCTGCTGTGCCGGATGTGCTCGGAGTCGCGGATGCCGGCCGACGAGGGCGACGGCGAGCACCTGGACCCGCACGACCACAGCGAGCCGGGGCATCCGGGACCGCTCGGCCACCGCACCGACGGGCAGCTGTGGGTGCCGGAGCGGGAGTGCGGGGTGGCCGCGCCGGCGTCACTCGTGCGGGGACTCCTCGACGGCTGGGTCGCCGACAGCCCCGATTCCCGCGACTGGCGGGACCTGGAAGAGGTCTGCTGAGGCCGCCGCCGGGGCCGCTGGGCCCCGCTGAGGTGGGTCTACCCTGTATCAGCGACGCACCCCTTTGTTTCTCGACGCACCCTTAGTTTGTCTAGGAAGGCTCACCGCGGTCATGGCCCAGCAGGACACCGATCAGCAGCACATGGACGTGCTCCCCGTGGACGACGAGGGTTTCGTCATCGACACCGAGGACACGGACGAGCGCGAGAGCGCCTGGCGTGAGCGGGGGACCTCACGGCCGATCACGGTCGTCGGCAACCCGGTGCTGCACAAGGAGTGCAAGGACGTCACCGCGTTCGACGCCGACCTCGACCAGCTGGTCGCGGACATGTTCGCGAGCCAGCGCACCGCCGAGGGCGTGGGCCTGGCCGCCAACCAGATCGGCGTCGACCTGAAGGTCTTCGTCTACGACTGCATGGACGACGAGGGTGTCCGGCACGTCGGTGTCCTCTGCAACCCGAAGCCGGTCGACCTGCCGGCCGAGCGGCGCCGCCTCGACGACAGCAACGAGGGCTGCCTCTCGGTGCCGACCGCGTACGCGTCGCTCGCCCGCCCCGACTACGCCGAGGTGACCGGGCAGGACGAGAAGGGCAACCCGGTCAAGGTGCGCGGCACCGGCTACTTCGCACGGTGTTTGCAGCACGAGACCGACCACCTCTACGGGTACCTCTACATCGACCGGCTCTCCAAGCGCGAGCGCAAGGACGCCCTGAAGCAGATGGCCGAGAACGAGCCGCGCTACCCCGTGGTGGCCAACGACTGACGTCCCGCACGTCCCACGCGCACGGCGCCCGGTCGGGTTCACCTTCCCGACCAGGCGCCGTTCGTATGTAGGTCGTACATTCGATCTGATGTGCGCACCCGTTGATCCATATTCAGTCACACAAGGGGAGGATCTAGGCGCCGTGGGGTAGTGAATGGAGCAAATCCGTTCCCAGAACGGTCAGTTGTAGTGCTGAATGGGAACTGCGGGGATGCGCAACGGCGTGCGCCGGGTACAGCGGGAGGGGCGTACGCCAACTGGCGGCTGAGAGGGGTTTGTTCGTGCCTGCTTTCCCATACAGCACCACATCGACAGTGACCGCGGTGCCACCCTCACTCTGTCTTCCGGTGATCGAGGCCGCGTTTCCCCGTCAACTGCACCCGTATTGGCCTCGGCTCCAGGAGAGGACCAGGGCCTGGCTGCTGGAAATGCGGCTCATGTCCGCCGACAAGGTCGCGGAATATGCCGACAGCCTGTGCTACACGGACTTGATGGCCGGCTACTACCTGGGCGCCCCCGACGCGGTCCTCCAGGCGATCGCCGACTACAGCGCGTGGTTCTTCGTCTGGGACGACCGCCACGACCGCGACATCGTGCACCGCAGGCCCGCCGCCTGGAAGCGGCTCAGAGAACGGCTGCACACGGCCCTGGACGCCCCGCGCGACCACCTGCGCCACGAGGACCCCCTGATCGCGGGGTTCGCCGACGCCATGGTGCGGCTGTACTCGTTCCTGCCCGACAGCTGGAACGACCGCTTCGCACGGCACTTCCACGCGGTGATCGACGCCTATGACCAGGAATTCCACAACCGCACCGAAGGCGTCATTCCCACCGTCGACGACTATCTCGAACTGCGGCGGCTCACTTTCGCGCACGCGATCTGGATCGACCTGCTGGAACCGAGCGCCGGATGTGAGCTTCCGGACACCGTGCGGAAACATCCCGAATTCCAGCGGGCGGCCCTGCTGAGCCAGGAATTCGCCGCCTGGTACAACGACCTCTGCTCGCTTCCCAAAGAAATCGCGGGCGATGAGGTCCATAACCTCGGCATCAGCCTCATAAAACATGAGGAGCTGACTCTCGAAGAAGCGGTCGCCGAACTGAGGCGGCGGATCGAGCAGTGCATCCAGGAATTCCTGGCCGCCGAACGCGGAGCCTTACGTGTCGCCGACGAGATCGACGACGGCACGGTACGCGGAAAAGAGATCGCCGACGCGGTGAGAGCCTGCGTCGCGAACATGCGGAACTGGTTCAGTTCCGTCTACTGGTTCCACCACGAGTCCGGCCGCTACATGGTCGACAGCTGGGACGACCGGTCCACGCCCCCGTACGTCAACAACGAAGCGGCAGGTGAGAAATGACCGTCGAGTCCGCACAGCCCGAGTCCGGCACGCCGGCCTCCCCCGAACTGCGTGAACCACCCCTCGCGGGCGGCCGGGTCCCGCTGCTCGGCCACGGCCTGAGACTGGCCCGCGACCCGCTGGCCTTCCTGACCGGTCTGCGCCCGCACGGCGACATCGTCCGGCTGAAGCTCGGCCCCAAGACGGTGTACGCCCCCACCACCCCGGCACTCACCGGAGCGCTCGCCCTCAGCCCCGACTTCATCATCGCGGGACCGCTCTGGGAGTCCCTCGAAGGACTCCTCGGCAAGGAGGGCGTGGCCACCTCGAACGGCCCGCTCCACCGCCGCCAGCGGCGCACCATCCAGCCCGCGTTCCGGCTCGACGCGATCCCCGCCTACGGGCCGGTCATGGAGGCCGAGGCGCACGCGCTGACCAGGCGCTGGGAGTCGGGCGAGACCATCGACTGCACCGCCGAGTCCTTCCGGCTGGCCGTCCGGGTCGCCGCCCGCTGCCTGCTGCGCGGCCCGTACATGGACCAGTGCGCCGAACGGCTGTGCGACGCCCTCGCGACCGTCTTCCGCGGCATGTACCGGCGCATGGTGGTGCCGCTCGGGCCGCTCTACCGGCTGCCGTTCCCGGCCAACCGCGAATTCAACCGGGCGCTGGCCGATTTGCATCTCCTCATCGACGAGAT
The sequence above is a segment of the Streptomyces griseoviridis genome. Coding sequences within it:
- a CDS encoding HD-GYP domain-containing protein; translated protein: MPRPAVLIHGSAALLAGCSLGVVLWTGLDERPTALAFGVLVAVGEAGRWTGARVREAAPLGAAGALSYALLGADAGRPTQHGVLQVVAVVLAASLLGAVPHLARGHGPVLDHLARRTLTVAFTAVCFQPLYNRDLFGAWGGGPGYPLLLLALLALTALCDAVLAAALAHSRTGWPFGPLLRDELRALLGIGSAVCATGAVMALAVAVVGLWALPVFSVPLLLTQLSFRRYAAVRATYRQTIASLARATEIAGCTPAGHARRVAELSRAVGRDLGLTRAELLVLEYAALMHDIGQLSLVDPVPDGATAELPAAEQRRIALLGGAVVRQTGVDAAVAVVVERQADRCREQPVAARIVRAVNAYEEKARGAGPGGPLTALEELRLASAGEYAPEVVEALARVLSRDCLTVPSAG
- a CDS encoding tetratricopeptide repeat protein; protein product: MRIFGKGRHRPSASWRQATDRAFTLIGDGRYEDAGALLTRAADLEPWLSESWFNLALLHKFRHDWEQARAAGLRAVALLDREAGAPDWWNVGIAATALQDWSLARRAWQAYGLRVPGGATEAAEPVGMDLGSAAVRLSPEGEAEVVWGRRLDPARIEVLSIPLPSSGRRWGEVVLHDGVPHGERTTGAGHAYPVFDEIELWAPSPVPTWVVLLEAATEADRDALEQLAADAGFAAEDWSSSVRLLCRMCSESRMPADEGDGEHLDPHDHSEPGHPGPLGHRTDGQLWVPERECGVAAPASLVRGLLDGWVADSPDSRDWRDLEEVC
- the cyc1 gene encoding epi-isozizaene synthase is translated as MPAFPYSTTSTVTAVPPSLCLPVIEAAFPRQLHPYWPRLQERTRAWLLEMRLMSADKVAEYADSLCYTDLMAGYYLGAPDAVLQAIADYSAWFFVWDDRHDRDIVHRRPAAWKRLRERLHTALDAPRDHLRHEDPLIAGFADAMVRLYSFLPDSWNDRFARHFHAVIDAYDQEFHNRTEGVIPTVDDYLELRRLTFAHAIWIDLLEPSAGCELPDTVRKHPEFQRAALLSQEFAAWYNDLCSLPKEIAGDEVHNLGISLIKHEELTLEEAVAELRRRIEQCIQEFLAAERGALRVADEIDDGTVRGKEIADAVRACVANMRNWFSSVYWFHHESGRYMVDSWDDRSTPPYVNNEAAGEK
- the def gene encoding peptide deformylase, with amino-acid sequence MAQQDTDQQHMDVLPVDDEGFVIDTEDTDERESAWRERGTSRPITVVGNPVLHKECKDVTAFDADLDQLVADMFASQRTAEGVGLAANQIGVDLKVFVYDCMDDEGVRHVGVLCNPKPVDLPAERRRLDDSNEGCLSVPTAYASLARPDYAEVTGQDEKGNPVKVRGTGYFARCLQHETDHLYGYLYIDRLSKRERKDALKQMAENEPRYPVVAND